In Nicotiana tabacum cultivar K326 chromosome 21, ASM71507v2, whole genome shotgun sequence, one DNA window encodes the following:
- the LOC107809374 gene encoding 1-aminocyclopropane-1-carboxylate oxidase has product METFPVIDMEMLNTEQRAATMEKIKDACENWGFLELVNHGISHELMDTVEKLTKEHYKKCMEQRFKEMVANKGLEAVQAEIDDLDWESTFFLKHLPVSNISDVPDLVDDYRKVMKEFAQKLEKLAEDLLDLLCENLGLEQGYLKKAFYGTKGPTFGTKVANYPPCPKPELIKGLRAHTDAGGIILLFQDDKVSGLQLLKDGKWIDVPPMRHSIVVNIGDQLEVITNGKYKSVEHRVIAQPDGNRMSIASFYNPGSDAVIFPAPELADKEEKENKLKYPKFVFEDYMKLYAALKFQAKEPRFEAMNKAMETTANLGPIATA; this is encoded by the exons ATGGAGACCTTCCCAGTGATTGACATGGAGATGCTTAACACTGAACAAAGAGCTGCGACAATGGAGAAAATAAAGGATGCCTGTGAAAATTGGGGCTTCCTTGAG CTGGTGAATCATGGGATATCTCATGAGCTTATGGACACTGTGGAGAAGCTAACAAAGGAACATTACAAGAAGTGTATGGAACAAAGATTCAAAGAAATGGTGGCAAACAAAGGACTTGAGGCTGTtcaggctgagattgatgatttGGATTGGGAAAGTACTTTCTTCTTGAAACATCTTCCTGTTTCAAACATCTCAGATGTTCCTGATCTTGTTGATGATTACAG GAAGGTGATGAAAGAATTCGCACAAAAACTAGAGAAACTAGCAGAGGATCTTTTGGACTTGCTATGTGAGAACCTTGGCCTTGAACAAGGTTATCTAAAGAAGGCTTTTTATGGTACAAAAGGTCCAACTTTTGGAACAAAGGTTGCTAATTACCCACCTTGTCCAAAACCAGAACTAATTAAAGGTCTTAGGGCTCACACAGATGCAGGTGGCATTATACTTCTATTCCAAGATGACAAAGTCAGTGGACTACAGCTCCTAAAAGATGGTAAATGGATTGATGTCCCACCAATGCGCCACTCCATTGTTGTCAACATAGGTGACCAATTAGAG GTGATCACAAATGGAAAATACAAGAGTGTGGAGCACAGAGTAATTGCTCAGCCAGATGGGAACAGGATGTCTATAGCATCTTTCTACAATCCGGGGAGTGATGCTGTAATTTTTCCAGCACCAGAATTGGCTgataaagaagaaaaggaaaacaaactaaAGTATCCCAAATTTGTGTTTGAGGACTATATGAAATTATATGCAGCTCTTAAGTTCCAAGCTAAGGAACCAAGATTTGAAGCAATGAATAAGGCAATGGAAACAACTGCTAACTTAGGTCCCATAGCAACTGCTTGA